Proteins from a genomic interval of Enterococcus faecium:
- a CDS encoding ROK family protein: MYGGIEAGGTKFVCAVSDGGEILEKLSIPTTTPEETLDQVFEFFDRYELKGIGIGSFGPIGIDKTKDNYGYVLATPKKGWAQFDFLGTIKERYNIPAAWTTDVNAAAYGELKQGAAQGKNSCIYLTVGTGIGAGVVINEEIFSGIAHPEMGHIWVKRHPDDHYEGTCPYHKDCLEGLAAGPSIEARTGIKGQDLPQDHPVWAIQAYYIAQALINYTLTLAPEKIILGGGVMNQDHLLQKIRQQFVELMGGYMETPQVSEYIVRWGLPNESGIIGSLLLAEHEHQK; the protein is encoded by the coding sequence ATGTATGGCGGAATAGAAGCAGGCGGAACAAAATTTGTGTGTGCGGTTTCAGATGGTGGAGAAATTTTAGAAAAATTAAGTATCCCTACCACAACACCAGAAGAAACATTGGATCAGGTATTTGAATTTTTTGATCGTTATGAATTGAAGGGAATCGGGATTGGCTCATTCGGCCCGATTGGTATCGACAAAACAAAAGATAATTACGGATACGTTTTGGCAACTCCCAAAAAAGGGTGGGCACAATTCGATTTTCTTGGCACAATCAAGGAACGCTACAATATTCCTGCTGCTTGGACAACGGATGTCAATGCTGCTGCATATGGGGAATTGAAGCAAGGAGCAGCACAAGGAAAAAATAGTTGTATTTACCTTACCGTGGGAACAGGAATCGGTGCAGGTGTCGTGATCAATGAAGAAATTTTTTCAGGGATCGCACATCCTGAAATGGGACATATTTGGGTGAAACGCCATCCAGATGACCATTATGAAGGTACTTGTCCTTATCATAAAGATTGTTTAGAAGGATTAGCAGCAGGACCGTCTATTGAGGCACGCACAGGGATCAAAGGGCAAGATCTGCCGCAAGATCATCCTGTTTGGGCTATTCAGGCTTATTATATTGCTCAAGCACTGATCAACTATACGTTGACGTTAGCACCTGAAAAGATTATTTTAGGCGGTGGGGTAATGAATCAGGATCATCTCCTTCAAAAAATCCGTCAGCAATTTGTTGAATTGATGGGTGGTTATATGGAAACACCTCAAGTAAGTGAATATATCGTTCGTTGGGGACTGCCGAATGAAAGTGGGATTATCGGTAGTTTGCTGTTAGCAGAACACGAACATCAAAAGTAA
- a CDS encoding alpha-mannosidase: MKKKVYIISHSHWDREWYMAYEQHHMRLIELIDDLLELFEVDPSFNSFHLDGQTIILDDYLQVRPEKRQAIQQAINEGKLRIGPFYILQDDFLISSESNVRNMLIGMEESRKWGTPVMLGYFPDTFGNMGQTPQLMKQAGISAAAFGRGVKPIGFDNQVLEAENYSSQYSEMWWKGPDQTAIFGLLFANWYSNGNEIPVEKEAALAFWKQKLADAEQYASTNHLLMMNGVDHQPVQKDISKAIHLANELFPDYEFIHSNFTDYLEAVQKDVPEDLGSVEGELTSQETDGWYTLANTASARVYLKQWNTKVQRQLENITEPLATMAYEVSGNYPHDQLDYAWKTLMQNHPHDSICGCSVDSVHREMIPRFEKADEVGKYLAQDSLEQLTAAIDTTGFPKDSFPFVIVNTAGMDKTGEAEITIELERKRFAEGIPEQLYQELENLPKRKYHVETKSGATIPAILSEETVQFGYDLPKDRFRVPYMARMIKVTLPLENMPAFSWETFALVEGEAKAEEKETMIHQSGRIIENGPLHLTIEKNGTITMEDRKNKRKLNNLHIFEDIGDIGNEYIFKQPFCDQPILSSNKENSEVKVLVDTPEIAKISILQEMEIPVSADERLEKEQQMVVEFRYRKAERSKEKRILQIKTIMTIRKDSKKIDFETTLDNQMKDHRLRVLFPTKLHVEHHEADSIFEVVKRPNHVSKSWENPTNPQHQQAFVNIHDEEYGVTVGNFGLNEYEVTEDGQIAVTLLRSVGELGDWGYFPTPEAQCLGEHRFNYSIELHGPEEKFSTYLHAYAAQIPFSTQQIKHHEGTLISKQQYLTIKSETFAITALKRSKFSDKVVVRGFNMSSHLEKLEITKDNGKTVILNLLEEPTKQAVVPIIQPYEIRTIGFEEENECMAE; encoded by the coding sequence ATGAAAAAGAAAGTATATATCATTTCTCATAGCCACTGGGATCGTGAATGGTACATGGCTTACGAACAGCATCACATGCGACTGATTGAATTGATAGACGATCTACTAGAGCTATTTGAAGTTGATCCGTCCTTCAACAGTTTTCATTTGGATGGGCAAACGATTATTTTAGATGACTATCTTCAAGTAAGGCCAGAAAAAAGACAGGCAATCCAACAAGCAATCAATGAAGGAAAATTGAGAATTGGACCATTTTATATCTTGCAAGATGATTTTCTTATCAGCTCGGAATCGAACGTGAGAAATATGCTGATTGGCATGGAAGAAAGCCGTAAATGGGGAACCCCTGTCATGTTAGGCTATTTTCCCGATACATTTGGAAATATGGGACAGACGCCTCAATTAATGAAACAAGCTGGTATTTCAGCAGCAGCGTTTGGCCGTGGTGTAAAACCAATTGGCTTTGATAATCAAGTTTTGGAAGCAGAAAACTATTCTTCCCAATACTCAGAGATGTGGTGGAAAGGACCTGATCAAACAGCAATCTTTGGTCTGCTATTTGCCAATTGGTATAGCAACGGGAATGAGATTCCAGTAGAAAAAGAAGCAGCTCTTGCCTTTTGGAAGCAAAAATTAGCGGATGCAGAACAATATGCCTCTACGAACCACTTATTGATGATGAATGGTGTTGATCATCAACCGGTACAAAAAGATATATCAAAAGCAATCCATCTCGCAAATGAACTGTTTCCAGATTACGAGTTTATTCATTCTAATTTTACTGACTATCTGGAAGCAGTTCAAAAAGATGTGCCAGAAGACTTAGGCTCAGTAGAAGGAGAATTGACAAGTCAAGAAACGGATGGCTGGTATACTTTAGCCAATACAGCATCTGCTCGGGTTTACTTAAAACAATGGAATACCAAGGTCCAGCGACAGCTAGAAAATATTACAGAACCACTTGCGACGATGGCTTATGAAGTTAGTGGAAACTATCCCCATGATCAATTAGATTATGCTTGGAAGACATTAATGCAAAATCATCCTCACGACAGTATTTGCGGTTGTTCAGTCGATTCTGTCCATCGGGAAATGATACCTCGTTTTGAAAAAGCAGATGAAGTTGGAAAGTATCTTGCACAAGATTCCTTAGAACAGCTGACCGCAGCAATCGATACGACCGGATTCCCAAAAGACAGCTTTCCATTTGTCATTGTAAATACTGCAGGAATGGATAAAACTGGTGAAGCAGAAATAACCATCGAATTAGAAAGAAAAAGATTCGCTGAAGGAATACCTGAACAACTATATCAAGAGTTAGAAAATTTGCCTAAACGTAAGTATCATGTAGAAACAAAAAGTGGGGCCACTATACCAGCTATTTTATCTGAAGAAACTGTCCAATTTGGTTATGATTTGCCGAAAGACCGTTTCCGTGTGCCATATATGGCAAGAATGATCAAAGTGACTTTACCATTAGAAAACATGCCAGCATTTTCTTGGGAAACATTCGCGCTTGTAGAAGGGGAAGCGAAAGCAGAAGAAAAGGAAACAATGATTCATCAGAGTGGACGAATCATCGAAAACGGCCCTCTACATTTGACGATTGAAAAAAATGGTACCATTACAATGGAAGATCGCAAAAACAAACGAAAGTTGAATAATCTGCATATTTTTGAAGATATCGGCGATATAGGAAATGAGTATATCTTTAAACAACCTTTCTGTGATCAGCCAATCCTATCCAGTAACAAAGAAAACTCTGAAGTAAAAGTATTAGTAGATACACCGGAAATAGCAAAAATAAGTATTCTACAGGAAATGGAAATCCCTGTTTCTGCAGACGAGCGTTTAGAAAAAGAACAGCAGATGGTTGTGGAATTTCGTTATCGAAAAGCAGAACGATCCAAAGAAAAACGAATCCTTCAAATAAAAACAATCATGACAATCAGAAAAGATAGTAAAAAAATCGACTTTGAAACGACTCTCGACAATCAGATGAAAGATCATCGCTTACGTGTCTTGTTTCCTACAAAGTTACATGTGGAACATCACGAAGCAGATAGTATTTTTGAAGTGGTGAAGCGCCCAAACCATGTGTCTAAAAGTTGGGAAAACCCCACGAATCCGCAACATCAGCAAGCATTTGTCAATATTCATGATGAAGAGTACGGTGTAACAGTCGGAAACTTTGGTTTGAATGAATATGAAGTAACAGAAGACGGACAAATCGCAGTGACGCTACTTCGCAGTGTGGGAGAACTAGGCGATTGGGGATATTTTCCAACACCAGAAGCACAGTGTCTAGGTGAGCATCGGTTCAATTACAGCATTGAACTACATGGACCAGAAGAAAAATTCTCTACTTATTTGCATGCATACGCAGCACAGATTCCTTTTTCCACTCAACAAATCAAACATCATGAAGGAACATTGATTTCAAAACAACAATATTTAACGATAAAAAGTGAAACGTTTGCAATTACAGCTTTGAAACGCAGCAAGTTTAGTGATAAAGTAGTAGTAAGAGGTTTCAATATGTCTAGTCATTTAGAAAAATTGGAAATAACTAAAGACAATGGAAAAACTGTCATATTGAATCTGCTTGAAGAACCAACGAAGCAAGCGGTTGTCCCAATAATCCAACCTTATGAGATTCGGACAATCGGATTCGAGGAGGAAAACGAATGTATGGCGGAATAG
- a CDS encoding glycoside hydrolase family 125 protein, which produces MVYKDIPKSVQKFMEDITQKCGDIHADWAKNFTAAFANTLLTTVKKQNDGTTFLLTGDIPAMWLRDSTAQVRPYLVIAKEDEELADMISGLVKKQFFYINIDPYANAFNEEANGAGHQTDHTKMNDWIWERKYEIDSLCYPIQLAYLLYKNTGKTDQFNQSFIEGIKKILDVFKTEQDHEHSPYTFVRDTTRKEDTLINDGRGAKTAFTGMTWSGFRPSDDACRYGYLVPSNMFAVVVLGYVEEIFQTILDDKEIVQQTQKLKKEIQEGIQNHGRTVNQKGQTIYAYEVDGMGNATVMDDSNVPNLIAAPYLGYCSEQEEDYLQTRRTLLSKENPYFYEGKYAKGIGSSHTPEKYVWPIALAMEGMTTSDKSEKERILNLLVATDAGTHLMHEGFDVNNPENYTREWFSWANMMFCELVMDYFDIRVEK; this is translated from the coding sequence GTGGTTTATAAAGATATACCAAAATCGGTGCAGAAATTTATGGAAGATATCACACAAAAATGTGGGGATATCCATGCGGACTGGGCAAAGAATTTTACAGCAGCATTTGCCAATACTCTGTTGACAACAGTCAAAAAGCAAAATGACGGAACCACCTTTTTATTGACGGGAGACATTCCAGCGATGTGGTTAAGAGACTCTACTGCACAAGTTCGTCCTTATTTAGTGATTGCAAAAGAAGATGAGGAATTAGCTGACATGATCAGCGGGTTAGTCAAAAAGCAATTTTTTTATATCAATATCGATCCATATGCGAATGCCTTCAACGAAGAAGCTAACGGTGCTGGCCACCAAACAGATCATACAAAAATGAACGATTGGATCTGGGAAAGAAAATATGAAATTGATTCTTTATGCTACCCAATACAGTTGGCCTATCTTCTTTACAAAAATACAGGAAAAACTGATCAATTCAATCAATCTTTTATTGAAGGTATCAAAAAAATCTTGGACGTGTTCAAAACAGAGCAAGATCATGAACACTCTCCTTATACATTTGTACGAGACACGACAAGAAAAGAAGATACGCTGATCAATGACGGGCGAGGTGCAAAAACAGCTTTTACAGGAATGACATGGTCTGGTTTCCGTCCTAGCGATGATGCTTGCCGTTATGGATATCTGGTACCATCCAATATGTTTGCGGTGGTCGTGTTAGGTTATGTGGAAGAAATTTTTCAAACGATACTCGATGATAAAGAAATTGTACAGCAAACACAGAAATTGAAGAAAGAGATCCAAGAGGGGATTCAGAATCACGGACGAACGGTTAATCAAAAAGGGCAAACGATTTATGCATATGAAGTAGATGGAATGGGAAACGCCACAGTCATGGATGACAGTAATGTGCCCAATCTGATCGCCGCACCTTACTTGGGATATTGTTCTGAACAAGAGGAAGATTATCTGCAAACAAGAAGAACATTGTTGAGTAAAGAAAATCCATATTTCTATGAAGGAAAGTACGCAAAAGGAATTGGATCCTCCCATACGCCAGAAAAATACGTTTGGCCGATTGCATTAGCTATGGAAGGAATGACAACGTCAGACAAATCTGAAAAAGAGCGGATATTGAATTTACTTGTAGCAACTGACGCAGGAACACACCTTATGCACGAAGGATTCGATGTGAACAATCCTGAAAATTATACGAGAGAATGGTTTTCTTGGGCAAATATGATGTTTTGCGAATTAGTCATGGATTACTTTGATATTAGAGTAGAAAAGTAG
- a CDS encoding GntR family transcriptional regulator gives MTQPLYQTIFNDLQTAILTGELPVDSQLPTEKELSRTYKVSRITSKRALTELEQLGLIYRVRGKGSFVKSASPEQILASPTKTRRILFLLPYVADLSVGDFSKGLNPVMQDKQIDVMMTTLDFLQNKTAKELINEFDGLIYYALDTEQHLDLLFELSLKEFPVVILDKKIYELPFPTVLSDNFQGGALAASYLIEQGHSKIAYLFGTQTHPQSVRQRYLGYLEALDKAGLTFHTSLDDKSATLDELLSYITKYEVTAFVCENDVVAIQTMNLLRQHGYHIPEDFSIIGFDDIQAAALVDPPLTTIAQDFEQLGKLAGDALVTWLETKDRPSDSKFPVSFIKRQSTKEK, from the coding sequence ATGACTCAACCATTGTACCAGACAATATTTAATGATTTGCAAACGGCTATTTTAACTGGTGAATTACCTGTAGACAGCCAACTACCAACTGAAAAAGAACTTTCACGTACCTATAAAGTAAGCAGAATCACTTCCAAACGTGCATTGACTGAATTAGAGCAATTAGGACTTATTTATCGCGTTCGCGGGAAAGGCAGTTTCGTTAAATCCGCTTCTCCGGAACAGATTCTTGCTTCTCCTACAAAAACACGACGGATTCTGTTTCTTCTTCCATATGTCGCTGATTTGTCTGTTGGTGATTTTAGCAAGGGATTGAACCCTGTGATGCAAGATAAACAGATTGATGTCATGATGACGACGCTTGACTTTCTACAAAATAAAACAGCAAAAGAGCTAATCAATGAATTTGACGGATTGATTTATTATGCTCTTGATACAGAACAACATCTTGACTTACTTTTTGAGCTTTCATTGAAAGAATTCCCTGTCGTCATATTAGATAAAAAAATCTATGAGTTACCTTTTCCTACCGTTCTTTCCGATAATTTCCAAGGCGGTGCGCTTGCTGCCTCTTATTTGATCGAACAGGGACATTCAAAAATCGCTTATTTGTTTGGTACGCAGACTCATCCACAATCCGTTCGACAGCGTTACCTTGGTTACCTTGAAGCATTGGACAAAGCTGGTTTGACTTTCCACACTTCACTGGATGACAAAAGCGCGACATTAGATGAATTGCTTTCTTATATCACTAAGTATGAAGTAACTGCTTTTGTTTGTGAAAACGATGTTGTCGCTATCCAGACCATGAATCTCTTGAGACAGCATGGTTATCATATCCCTGAAGATTTTTCAATTATCGGATTTGATGATATCCAAGCAGCAGCTCTTGTTGACCCGCCACTGACAACCATCGCACAAGATTTTGAACAGTTAGGTAAGCTTGCGGGAGATGCTTTGGTCACTTGGTTAGAGACAAAAGATCGACCATCCGATAGTAAATTTCCAGTTTCATTCATCAAAAGACAATCAACAAAGGAGAAATAA
- a CDS encoding GH92 family glycosyl hydrolase, translating to MNIGQIDTRHATANQPNFSNGNCQPYTGVPFGMNYFAPQTTDQNGSWWFHPDDRVFQGYRLTHQPSPWMGDFSHMLFTPINGKLQENTLFHAQSSYRPEESIFCPTHLSICQLRYGICSTLIPSMYGGILSIDYSKNDSGLLLSFPGRHQLFVIDPYTVEGKITHFAGSEDPDFSFYFILRFEYPLTIDELAVSNKNSDSIPLYFEQTKKQTIRFGTSFISSEQAAYNLELEQNQSKETYLAHSQEQWQSYFDRIQLTHHDQQQLRTFYHNLYRVFLFPQTFYEIDPSGQKIHYDTTSRSIKPGVLYTNNGFWDTYKTVYPLYSLIAVEKYEEMLEGFLNSYRESGYLPKWLSPDERGLMPGTLIDAVIADAAVKDIRRDLMPEFLTAMEKGATVQSKHPNYGRQGTEDYLTYGYVPNHYHESVNHTLDYAYSDFCISQVAKVLEEEEMTKKYQQQSLNYQNIFDYESGFMRSKDKDGKFREPFSANRWGQDYAEGSAWQSSFAVYHDFSGLIGKYGGSERYKEKLIELCNQPPTFDPGGYGFEIHEMSEMAAIEFGQLAISNQPSFHYPYLFSYIGQPEMAQPLLKQLMTQTFDDSPMGYPGDEDNGSMAAWYIFNSLGFYPVTPGTGEYVIGMPLIDKAVLLLSNGKELTIEATPNRPQQQFIHKIKRMDKEYTKLYFTHQDLLKGGTISYQLGIIPHPKKYQAKDLPFSLSNYN from the coding sequence ATGAATATCGGTCAAATAGATACTAGACATGCAACAGCGAATCAGCCAAATTTCTCTAATGGGAACTGCCAGCCTTATACTGGCGTTCCTTTTGGGATGAATTATTTTGCACCGCAAACTACGGATCAAAACGGCAGCTGGTGGTTTCATCCTGATGACCGCGTTTTTCAAGGCTACCGTCTTACCCATCAACCAAGTCCTTGGATGGGTGATTTCAGTCATATGCTGTTTACGCCGATCAATGGAAAACTACAGGAGAACACCCTTTTCCATGCTCAAAGTTCTTACCGCCCAGAAGAAAGTATATTTTGCCCGACTCATCTGTCGATCTGTCAATTACGTTATGGCATCTGTTCTACATTGATACCTAGCATGTATGGCGGAATCTTATCTATTGATTACAGCAAAAATGACAGCGGTTTACTTTTATCCTTTCCGGGACGCCATCAGCTCTTTGTTATAGATCCTTACACAGTGGAAGGAAAAATCACACATTTTGCTGGTTCAGAAGATCCTGATTTTTCTTTTTATTTTATATTGAGATTTGAATATCCTTTAACAATTGATGAGTTAGCTGTTTCCAACAAAAATAGCGACTCGATCCCGTTGTATTTTGAACAGACAAAAAAACAAACTATCCGATTTGGGACATCTTTTATCAGCTCGGAACAAGCAGCTTATAACCTGGAACTAGAACAAAACCAAAGCAAAGAGACTTACCTTGCTCACAGTCAAGAACAATGGCAGTCCTATTTTGATCGTATACAGCTCACACACCATGATCAACAACAATTGCGGACGTTTTATCATAATTTATATCGGGTGTTTTTATTTCCACAAACATTTTATGAAATTGATCCTAGTGGGCAAAAAATCCACTATGATACGACTAGTCGATCTATAAAACCTGGTGTTCTCTATACAAATAATGGGTTTTGGGATACGTATAAAACGGTTTATCCTCTTTATTCTTTGATTGCTGTAGAAAAATACGAAGAAATGCTGGAAGGTTTTTTGAACAGCTATAGAGAAAGTGGCTATTTGCCAAAATGGCTGTCTCCTGATGAACGTGGACTTATGCCTGGGACATTGATCGATGCGGTCATTGCAGATGCTGCTGTAAAAGATATCCGACGAGACTTGATGCCTGAATTTCTAACGGCAATGGAAAAAGGTGCTACGGTTCAAAGCAAACATCCAAATTATGGACGCCAAGGAACAGAAGATTACTTGACATATGGCTATGTTCCTAATCACTACCACGAATCAGTCAATCACACATTAGACTATGCTTATAGCGATTTTTGTATTAGCCAAGTTGCCAAGGTACTAGAAGAAGAGGAAATGACGAAGAAATATCAGCAGCAATCATTGAACTATCAAAATATCTTTGACTATGAGTCAGGATTTATGCGTTCAAAAGATAAAGATGGCAAGTTCAGAGAACCATTTTCAGCTAATCGTTGGGGACAAGATTATGCAGAAGGAAGTGCTTGGCAAAGCAGCTTTGCTGTTTATCACGATTTTTCAGGACTGATCGGAAAATATGGTGGCAGTGAGAGATATAAAGAAAAACTCATTGAGCTGTGCAATCAGCCCCCAACGTTTGACCCAGGAGGATATGGTTTTGAGATCCACGAAATGAGTGAGATGGCCGCGATAGAATTTGGACAATTAGCTATTTCAAACCAGCCAAGTTTTCACTATCCTTACTTGTTCAGTTATATAGGACAACCTGAAATGGCACAGCCACTGCTTAAACAGTTGATGACTCAGACCTTCGACGATTCTCCAATGGGTTACCCTGGAGATGAGGACAATGGAAGTATGGCCGCTTGGTATATCTTCAATAGTCTGGGATTTTATCCTGTCACGCCTGGAACCGGTGAATATGTTATCGGTATGCCATTAATTGACAAGGCTGTTTTGCTTTTGTCAAATGGAAAGGAATTGACGATTGAAGCAACGCCTAATCGGCCGCAGCAACAATTTATCCATAAAATCAAACGGATGGACAAAGAATATACGAAATTATATTTTACCCATCAAGATTTGCTGAAAGGCGGCACGATCTCTTACCAATTAGGGATCATCCCTCACCCTAAGAAATATCAAGCAAAAGATTTGCCTTTTTCCTTATCAAACTATAATTAA